Proteins encoded in a region of the Mesoflavibacter profundi genome:
- a CDS encoding GatB/YqeY domain-containing protein: MSLSAKVMVALKEAMKSKDQTALTALRAVKSAILLAQTESGAKEDLTEEQELKLLQKQVKQRKDSAAVYIEQGREDLAEPELEEAKVIEQFLPEALSEEEIAQIVEDIITKTGAEGMKDMGKVMGMASKELAGRADGKTISTIVKAKLA; this comes from the coding sequence ATGAGTTTATCAGCAAAAGTAATGGTAGCCTTAAAAGAGGCAATGAAAAGTAAAGATCAAACAGCATTAACAGCATTAAGAGCTGTAAAATCTGCAATTCTTTTAGCTCAAACCGAAAGCGGAGCAAAAGAAGACTTAACTGAAGAGCAAGAGCTTAAATTATTACAAAAACAAGTTAAGCAACGTAAAGATAGTGCTGCGGTATATATAGAACAAGGTAGAGAAGATTTAGCAGAGCCAGAATTAGAAGAAGCTAAGGTCATTGAGCAATTTTTACCGGAAGCGTTAAGTGAAGAAGAAATTGCGCAAATAGTAGAAGATATAATCACCAAAACTGGAGCAGAAGGCATGAAAGATATGGGAAAAGTTATGGGAATGGCAAGTAAAGAATTAGCTGGTAGAGCAGATGGAAAAACCATTTCTACAATTGTAAAAGCAAAACTAGCTTAA
- the proC gene encoding pyrroline-5-carboxylate reductase — protein MKVLVIGAGNMGLTYSEGMSNSTLLGKHNLKIYDTDPKKIKTLNKQPQFDVYDNLEDSLPKSDIIFIAVKPYHSEDLFSKMKPLINDQQIFVSLMAGVTIDTIKDQLNAKKVVRAMPNLPAKVGKGVTSYTESEAVSKIELIMVRNLLDTTGTSIHVNTEKFIDASTGISGSGPAYVFYFMQSMLEAALKMGFSDYDSKVLVSNTFEGAIELFNQSNLSPEGWIDRVASKGGTTQAAIDSMEDNNVKQLIQDAAYAAFDRAVELGKDK, from the coding sequence ATGAAAGTATTAGTAATAGGCGCAGGTAATATGGGATTAACGTATTCTGAAGGAATGTCAAATTCGACATTATTAGGAAAACATAATCTAAAAATTTACGATACCGATCCTAAAAAAATAAAAACGCTTAATAAACAACCTCAGTTTGATGTTTATGATAATTTAGAAGATAGTCTTCCAAAATCAGATATCATATTTATTGCTGTAAAACCATATCATAGTGAAGATTTATTTTCTAAAATGAAACCACTAATTAATGACCAACAAATATTTGTGTCTTTAATGGCTGGAGTAACTATAGATACAATTAAAGATCAATTAAATGCAAAAAAAGTAGTAAGAGCAATGCCTAACTTACCAGCAAAAGTTGGTAAAGGTGTCACATCTTATACTGAATCTGAAGCTGTTTCTAAAATTGAATTAATCATGGTTAGAAACCTTTTAGATACTACAGGTACTTCTATTCATGTGAATACCGAAAAATTTATCGATGCCTCTACAGGAATTTCTGGTAGTGGACCAGCATATGTATTCTATTTTATGCAATCTATGTTAGAAGCTGCATTAAAAATGGGCTTCTCAGATTACGATTCTAAAGTATTAGTAAGTAACACTTTTGAAGGAGCAATAGAGCTGTTTAATCAATCCAATTTATCACCAGAAGGCTGGATAGATCGTGTAGCTTCTAAAGGCGGAACAACACAAGCTGCTATAGATAGCATGGAAGACAATAATGTAAAACAGCTAATACAAGATGCTGCTTATGCTGCTTTTGATAGAGCTGTAGAATTAGGTAAAGACAAATAA
- the rpsO gene encoding 30S ribosomal protein S15, whose protein sequence is MYLSKEKKEEIFAKHGNSKTNTGSAEGQIALFTYRINHLTEHLKQNRKDFNTERSLVKLVGKRRALLDYLTKKDIMRYRAIVKELGLRK, encoded by the coding sequence ATGTATTTATCAAAAGAAAAGAAAGAAGAAATCTTCGCAAAACACGGTAACAGTAAAACAAATACTGGTTCTGCAGAAGGACAAATTGCATTATTCACTTACAGAATAAACCACTTAACAGAGCACTTAAAACAAAATCGTAAAGATTTTAATACAGAGCGTTCTCTAGTAAAATTAGTAGGTAAGCGTCGTGCGCTTTTAGACTATCTTACTAAAAAGGATATCATGAGATACCGTGCAATTGTAAAAGAATTAGGATTAAGAAAATAA
- the proB gene encoding glutamate 5-kinase, translated as MEDDIKKIVVKVGTNVLTNKDNRILGPVLRELVRQISVLNERDINVVLVSSGSAIAGKEVLGEIKATDKSTRRQIYSSVGQPRLMRHYYSIFHDYGMRCAQVLATKRDFDAGKHRENMINCYQGLLAEGVTPIANEDDAVSLSMSMFSDNDELASLVAELIDADRLIILSDTDGLYTGHPDDEDSEKITEVTVDQNVEKYVKASGKKEGEGRGGMASKLKIAKGTAKKDIPTYIANGKRENVIVDIVDDKEIGTKFIH; from the coding sequence ATGGAAGACGATATTAAAAAGATTGTAGTAAAAGTAGGTACGAACGTACTGACCAATAAAGACAACAGAATTTTAGGTCCAGTATTAAGAGAATTGGTCCGTCAAATTTCTGTTTTAAATGAAAGAGATATCAATGTCGTCTTAGTATCTTCAGGATCAGCAATAGCTGGAAAAGAAGTTTTAGGAGAAATTAAAGCAACAGACAAATCTACACGACGACAAATATATTCTTCTGTTGGACAACCACGATTAATGCGTCATTACTACAGTATTTTCCACGATTATGGTATGCGTTGCGCTCAGGTTTTAGCAACTAAAAGAGATTTTGACGCTGGTAAACACCGCGAAAATATGATTAATTGTTATCAAGGCTTATTAGCTGAAGGAGTTACACCAATTGCTAATGAGGATGATGCTGTTTCACTAAGCATGTCTATGTTTTCAGATAATGATGAGTTAGCAAGTTTAGTAGCAGAATTGATTGATGCTGATAGATTAATTATTTTATCTGATACCGACGGTTTATATACTGGTCATCCAGATGATGAAGATTCAGAAAAAATTACCGAAGTCACCGTTGATCAAAATGTAGAAAAATACGTAAAAGCTTCTGGTAAAAAAGAAGGCGAAGGTCGTGGTGGCATGGCTTCAAAATTAAAAATAGCCAAAGGAACCGCAAAAAAAGATATTCCTACATACATCGCCAATGGTAAAAGAGAAAATGTAATTGTAGACATTGTAGACGATAAAGAAATAGGAACAAAGTTTATTCACTAA
- a CDS encoding glutamate-5-semialdehyde dehydrogenase produces MKLLDKDIKNKVLDSMINIIDKERHQIIAENKKDLDAFDKEDQALYDRLVVDNAKVDGMIKAIKEVRDQEDPVGQTISDLTLNSGLKVTNKTAPFGTILIIYESRPDVTIEAAVLAFKANNKILLKGGKEAVNSNIILEKCWHQALEDNGLSKNWIKLLHLKREETQDFLKNPPEKIDLIVPRGGERLIKFVKDNATCAVLISGRGNNFLYVAEDADWLKAVKVIVNAKTDKISGCNALDKVLIDKNIPEYEKKVHELETMLHKLGVDILVDKNVSEILPNETQVKDNNVWYEEFLAMKIMLAEVNNEDSAIEMINTYSGGHSAAIITENKNIAKKFMQQVDSAAVYHNASTRFTDGGQMGVGAELAISTDKLHHRGPLGLKQLVTNKYYVFGDGHIRIN; encoded by the coding sequence ATGAAATTATTAGATAAAGACATAAAAAATAAAGTTCTAGATTCAATGATTAATATTATTGATAAAGAACGACATCAAATTATAGCCGAAAACAAAAAAGATTTAGACGCTTTTGATAAAGAAGACCAAGCATTATACGACCGTTTAGTTGTTGACAATGCAAAGGTTGATGGTATGATAAAAGCTATAAAAGAAGTTAGAGATCAAGAAGATCCTGTAGGACAAACTATCTCTGATTTAACTTTAAATAGCGGACTTAAAGTCACCAATAAAACAGCGCCATTTGGAACTATTCTTATCATTTATGAGTCTAGACCAGATGTAACTATAGAAGCTGCTGTTTTAGCCTTTAAAGCCAATAATAAAATCTTATTAAAAGGTGGTAAGGAAGCAGTGAACAGTAATATTATTTTAGAAAAATGCTGGCATCAAGCTTTAGAAGACAATGGATTATCAAAAAATTGGATTAAATTATTACATTTAAAAAGAGAAGAAACTCAAGATTTCTTAAAAAACCCACCAGAAAAAATAGATTTAATCGTACCGCGTGGTGGAGAACGCTTAATTAAATTTGTTAAAGACAATGCGACTTGCGCTGTATTAATTAGCGGTAGAGGTAACAACTTTTTATACGTTGCAGAAGACGCAGATTGGTTAAAAGCAGTAAAAGTAATTGTTAATGCTAAAACCGATAAAATTTCTGGTTGTAACGCACTTGATAAAGTTTTAATTGACAAAAATATTCCTGAATACGAAAAGAAAGTACACGAGTTAGAAACCATGTTACACAAACTTGGCGTGGATATTTTAGTTGATAAAAATGTAAGTGAAATTCTTCCAAATGAAACTCAAGTAAAAGATAACAACGTTTGGTATGAAGAGTTTTTAGCAATGAAAATTATGCTAGCCGAAGTTAATAATGAAGATAGCGCTATCGAAATGATCAACACATATTCTGGCGGTCATTCAGCAGCAATTATTACAGAAAATAAAAATATAGCAAAAAAATTTATGCAACAAGTAGATAGTGCTGCTGTTTACCATAATGCCTCTACCCGATTTACAGATGGTGGACAAATGGGCGTTGGCGCAGAACTTGCCATTAGTACAGACAAATTACACCATCGTGGTCCATTAGGATTAAAGCAATTAGTCACCAATAAATACTATGTCTTTGGCGATGGACATATACGTATAAATTAA
- the rpe gene encoding ribulose-phosphate 3-epimerase, whose product MSKKLIAPSLLAADFGNLQRDIEMVNSSEADWFHIDIMDGVFVPNISYGMPVLKAISKHAKKTIDVHLMIVDPDRYIKTFADLGSDILTVHYEACTHLHRTIQAIKAEGMKAGVALNPHTNINVLEDIINDIDLVLIMSVNPGFGGQSFIENTYNKVKQLKQLIADKNTNVIIEIDGGVTNKNAKQLVDAGADALVAGSYVFKSDNQLETIKDLKALANS is encoded by the coding sequence ATGTCTAAAAAATTAATTGCGCCTTCTTTGCTTGCAGCAGATTTTGGCAACTTACAACGTGATATAGAAATGGTTAATTCTAGTGAAGCAGACTGGTTTCATATAGATATAATGGATGGTGTTTTTGTACCAAACATTTCTTACGGAATGCCTGTATTAAAAGCAATTTCTAAACACGCTAAAAAAACTATTGATGTACACTTAATGATTGTAGATCCTGATAGATATATAAAAACCTTTGCCGATTTAGGAAGCGATATCTTAACAGTTCACTACGAAGCTTGCACGCATTTACACAGAACCATTCAAGCAATTAAAGCAGAAGGCATGAAAGCTGGTGTAGCGCTAAATCCGCATACCAACATAAATGTCTTAGAAGATATAATTAACGATATTGATTTAGTGTTAATCATGAGTGTTAATCCTGGTTTTGGAGGACAAAGCTTCATAGAAAACACATACAACAAAGTAAAGCAATTAAAGCAACTAATAGCAGATAAAAATACCAACGTCATTATTGAAATTGATGGAGGCGTAACCAATAAAAATGCAAAACAATTAGTAGATGCTGGTGCAGATGCTCTTGTAGCTGGAAGTTATGTGTTTAAAAGTGATAATCAATTGGAAACAATTAAAGATTTAAAAGCATTAGCTAACTCATAA
- a CDS encoding sensor histidine kinase yields the protein MTKSLKSIKGKLFENIFTHAKEGIAIVGLKGDWIKVNGSILNTLGYTESELYAMTFKEITHKDDLKKDLKKMNSLLDGKIENYAMNKRYFHKNGHVLWARLSVSLVRDDDHRPIYFISQISDISKLINSELKLKSMLDIAKEQNDKLSDFAEIITHNLKTHAYNLNTLVSFIAQDLPEIIDKEEFLMLKDSVINLSETVSHLTDIAKIKSHNYSDLQSLNLKEYIDKSIYNVSALAKNANSKIVNKVTEDFKVKAIPAYLDSIILNFLTNAIKYRSLKRQLQVNIDCKYEGKYIVLKICDNGLGLDLKKFGNKLFSLYKTFHYNTDATGVGLFITKNHVESLGGFIEVKSVVDIGTTFFIYLLRG from the coding sequence ATGACTAAGAGTTTAAAGTCTATAAAAGGAAAACTCTTTGAAAATATCTTTACTCATGCCAAAGAAGGCATTGCTATTGTAGGATTAAAAGGAGATTGGATAAAAGTAAATGGTAGTATTTTAAATACATTAGGCTATACTGAGTCCGAATTGTATGCAATGACTTTTAAAGAAATTACACATAAAGACGATCTTAAAAAGGATTTAAAAAAGATGAATTCTTTACTAGATGGGAAAATAGAAAATTACGCAATGAATAAGCGTTATTTTCATAAAAATGGTCATGTTTTATGGGCAAGACTTAGTGTTTCTTTAGTGAGAGATGATGATCATAGACCTATTTATTTTATTTCTCAAATTTCAGATATTTCTAAACTAATAAATAGTGAGTTAAAGCTAAAATCTATGTTAGATATAGCAAAAGAACAAAATGATAAATTAAGTGATTTTGCCGAAATCATAACTCATAATCTTAAAACTCATGCTTATAATTTAAATACTTTAGTTAGCTTTATTGCTCAAGATTTACCAGAAATAATTGATAAAGAAGAGTTTTTAATGTTAAAAGATTCTGTTATTAATCTAAGCGAAACGGTTAGTCATTTAACAGATATAGCAAAAATAAAATCTCATAATTATTCCGATTTACAATCATTAAACCTTAAAGAATATATTGACAAATCTATTTATAATGTTAGCGCCTTAGCAAAAAATGCGAATAGCAAAATTGTTAATAAGGTAACCGAAGATTTTAAAGTTAAAGCAATACCGGCTTATTTAGATAGTATTATCTTAAACTTTCTTACTAATGCAATAAAGTACAGATCCTTAAAAAGACAACTTCAGGTAAATATTGATTGTAAATATGAAGGTAAATATATTGTCTTAAAAATTTGTGATAATGGACTTGGACTTGATTTAAAAAAGTTTGGAAACAAATTATTTAGTTTATATAAGACATTTCATTATAATACCGATGCAACAGGTGTTGGATTATTTATTACTAAAAATCATGTAGAATCTTTAGGAGGATTTATTGAAGTTAAAAGTGTAGTAGATATTGGAACAACTTTTTTTATTTATCTACTTAGAGGTTAA
- a CDS encoding CBS domain-containing protein translates to MKKRTPVKDIMTSNVIALQTTDDLETAESLFKKNKIRHIPVVSGHQIIGMLSYTDLLRISFADATDEYATEVDTIVYNMFTIEQVMAKKLVTVTSETTIKEVAEILAEKEFHALPVLENGILVGIVTTTDLIKYLLDQY, encoded by the coding sequence ATGAAAAAACGTACGCCTGTTAAAGATATAATGACAAGTAATGTTATAGCATTACAGACAACAGATGATTTAGAAACAGCTGAAAGTTTATTTAAAAAGAATAAAATTAGACATATTCCAGTAGTATCAGGTCATCAGATTATTGGTATGTTAAGTTATACAGATTTACTTCGTATTAGCTTTGCAGATGCAACAGATGAGTATGCAACAGAAGTAGATACCATTGTATATAATATGTTTACAATAGAACAGGTAATGGCAAAAAAACTTGTTACTGTAACAAGTGAAACTACAATTAAAGAAGTTGCAGAGATTTTAGCAGAAAAAGAGTTTCATGCCTTACCAGTATTAGAAAACGGAATTTTAGTAGGGATTGTTACTACAACAGATCTAATTAAATATTTATTAGATCAATACTAA
- the accD gene encoding acetyl-CoA carboxylase, carboxyltransferase subunit beta translates to MAWFKRKEKGIQTTTEQKKDTPKGLWYKSPTGKIVDSKELEKNFYVSPEDGYHVRIGSKEYFEILFDDNKFKELDANLTSKDPLNFEDTKKYPDRLKAAEKKTNLKDAVRCAVGKSKGKDLVIACMDFAFIGGSMGSVVGEKIARAADYALKHQLPFMIISKSGGARMMEAALSLMQLAKTSAKLGQLADAGLPYISLCTDPTTGGTTASFAMLGDINIAEPGALIGFAGPRVVRDTTGQELPEGFQTSEFLLEHGFLDFITHRRELKNQVNKYIDLITNQPLRA, encoded by the coding sequence ATGGCTTGGTTTAAAAGAAAAGAAAAAGGTATACAAACCACAACAGAACAAAAAAAAGATACTCCTAAAGGTCTTTGGTATAAATCTCCTACTGGTAAAATTGTAGATTCTAAAGAATTAGAAAAAAACTTTTACGTAAGTCCAGAAGATGGTTACCATGTAAGAATTGGAAGTAAAGAATATTTTGAAATTTTATTTGACGATAATAAATTTAAAGAGTTAGATGCAAACTTAACATCTAAAGATCCTTTAAATTTTGAAGACACAAAAAAATATCCAGATCGTTTAAAAGCTGCCGAAAAGAAAACTAACTTAAAAGACGCAGTTAGATGTGCAGTTGGTAAATCTAAAGGTAAAGATCTAGTAATAGCATGTATGGATTTTGCTTTTATTGGTGGATCTATGGGAAGTGTTGTAGGAGAAAAGATTGCACGTGCTGCAGACTATGCGCTAAAACACCAATTACCTTTTATGATTATTTCTAAATCTGGTGGAGCACGTATGATGGAAGCAGCATTATCATTAATGCAGTTAGCAAAAACTTCAGCAAAACTAGGTCAGTTGGCAGATGCTGGTTTACCTTATATATCGTTATGTACAGATCCAACAACAGGAGGAACAACAGCTTCTTTTGCTATGCTTGGAGATATAAACATTGCTGAACCTGGTGCTTTAATTGGGTTTGCAGGACCAAGAGTTGTTCGTGATACTACAGGACAAGAATTACCAGAAGGATTTCAAACCTCAGAATTTTTATTAGAACATGGTTTCTTAGATTTTATTACACATCGTAGAGAATTAAAAAATCAAGTCAATAAATACATAGATTTAATAACAAACCAGCCTTTAAGAGCTTAA
- a CDS encoding zinc-dependent peptidase has translation MLLQLLFQTKQQEEFEAYLIYKFIIPIGVVLILLFIIYRLQRLFQFLYVSKYRKPVFNHFYFRLKRLTPLQLSILKNQYSFYSKLSPKYQSYFEHRVAVFINQNQFIGKQELKITEEMKIIIAATATMLNFGFRNYKIGLLDKVLLYPEAFFSKLNQNLHKGEFNPSYKAIILSWEDVLHGYSIENDNFNVAIHEFVHAMHLDCLNQKGLKAAIFINGFSDIAHFLETNPNYKQNVVNSKYFRAYAYTNQFEFLSVVIESFIETPEQFNSQFPELYAMVKRMLNFNFANY, from the coding sequence ATGCTATTGCAATTATTATTTCAAACCAAACAACAAGAAGAGTTTGAAGCCTATTTAATATATAAGTTTATAATACCAATTGGAGTCGTATTAATCTTGTTATTTATTATTTATAGATTACAACGTTTATTTCAATTTTTATATGTTTCAAAATATAGAAAACCAGTGTTTAATCATTTTTATTTTAGATTAAAAAGATTAACACCATTACAGCTTTCTATATTAAAAAATCAATATTCATTTTACTCTAAATTAAGTCCAAAATATCAATCGTATTTCGAACATCGAGTGGCTGTTTTTATTAATCAAAATCAATTTATAGGTAAACAGGAATTAAAGATTACCGAAGAGATGAAAATTATAATTGCAGCAACAGCAACGATGTTAAATTTTGGATTTAGAAATTATAAAATAGGCTTGTTGGATAAAGTGTTATTGTATCCTGAAGCATTTTTTTCTAAGCTTAATCAAAATTTACATAAGGGAGAATTTAATCCGTCGTACAAAGCAATTATATTGTCTTGGGAAGACGTATTACACGGGTATTCTATAGAAAACGATAATTTTAATGTTGCTATCCATGAGTTTGTCCATGCTATGCATTTAGATTGTTTAAACCAAAAAGGTTTAAAAGCAGCGATATTTATTAATGGATTTTCAGATATAGCTCATTTTTTAGAAACCAATCCAAACTATAAACAAAACGTTGTAAACTCTAAGTATTTTAGAGCTTATGCGTATACTAATCAATTTGAATTTTTATCTGTTGTTATAGAGTCTTTTATTGAAACTCCAGAACAATTTAACTCTCAATTTCCAGAATTGTATGCAATGGTGAAACGTATGCTAAATTTTAATTTTGCTAATTATTAG
- a CDS encoding sigma-70 family RNA polymerase sigma factor, which produces MRQLKITKQVTNRETASLDKYLQEIGKVDLITADEEVELAQRIKAGDQVALEKLTKANLRFVVSVAKQYQNQGLTLPDLINEGNLGLIKAAQRFDETRGFKFISYAVWWIRQSILQALAEQSRIVRLPLNKIGSINKINKTFAFLEQAHERPPSAEEIAKELDMTINDVKESMKNSGRHVSMDAPLVEGEDSNLYDVLNSGESPNPDKELLHESLRTEIERALETLTPREADVIRLYFGLGNQHPMTLEEIGETFDLTRERVRQIKEKAIRRLKHTSRSKILKTYLG; this is translated from the coding sequence ATGAGACAACTTAAAATCACGAAGCAGGTTACTAATAGAGAAACTGCTTCCTTAGACAAGTATCTTCAAGAAATTGGTAAGGTAGACCTTATTACTGCAGATGAAGAAGTAGAGTTAGCACAACGTATAAAGGCTGGAGACCAAGTTGCATTAGAAAAACTAACTAAAGCAAATTTACGTTTCGTAGTATCTGTAGCTAAACAATACCAAAACCAAGGTTTAACATTACCAGATTTAATTAACGAAGGTAATTTAGGTCTTATCAAAGCTGCACAACGTTTTGACGAAACTCGTGGATTTAAATTTATATCTTACGCTGTTTGGTGGATTAGACAATCTATATTACAAGCATTAGCAGAACAATCTAGAATTGTACGTTTACCATTAAACAAAATTGGTTCTATTAACAAGATTAATAAAACCTTCGCCTTTTTAGAGCAAGCACACGAACGTCCACCAAGTGCAGAAGAAATTGCAAAAGAGTTAGACATGACTATTAACGATGTTAAAGAGTCTATGAAAAACTCTGGTCGTCACGTAAGTATGGATGCGCCTTTAGTAGAAGGTGAAGACTCTAACTTGTATGATGTACTTAACTCTGGAGAATCACCAAACCCAGACAAAGAATTATTACATGAATCTTTACGTACAGAGATTGAGCGTGCTTTAGAAACCTTAACACCTCGTGAAGCAGATGTAATTAGACTATACTTTGGTTTAGGTAATCAACATCCAATGACTTTAGAAGAAATTGGAGAAACTTTTGACCTTACTAGAGAACGTGTAAGACAAATTAAAGAAAAAGCTATACGTAGATTAAAACATACGTCTAGAAGTAAAATATTAAAAACATACTTAGGATAA
- a CDS encoding polyribonucleotide nucleotidyltransferase has protein sequence MIPQTYKEVIDLGDGREISIETGKLAKQAHGSVVVQSGKCMLLCTVVSNYKAADVDFLPLTVDYREKFAAAGRYPGGFFKREARPSDGEVLTMRLVDRVLRPLFPKDYHSETQIMIQLMSHDPEVMPDAMAGLAASAAIQLSDIPFEAPISEVRVGRINGEFIINPTLAQLAESDIDMMIGASADSVMMVEGEMDEISEEEMTEAIKAAHEAIKVQCEAQTRLAEAFGKKETREYEAERADEDLAKKIHDMAYDKVYAVAKAGSSKQERGAAFAQIKEEIIATFSEEEIEDYGDLISKYYSKAEKAAVRDLTLNEGLRLDGRKTTEIRPIWCEVDYLPSTHGSSIFSRGETQALATVTLGTSREANQIDMPSFEGEERFYLHYNFPPFSTGEARPIRGTSRREVGHGNLAQRALKGMVPEDCPYTVRVVSEILESNGSSSMATVCAGTMALMDAGVQMKKPVSGIAMGLITDTESGKYAVLSDILGDEDHLGDMDFKVTGTADGITACQMDIKVKGLSYEILVNALKQARDGRLHILGKLTETISEPNADVKGHAPKMVTRRIPNEFIGALIGPGGKNIQELQKETETTIVINEDPVTEEGIVEILGVGSEGIDAVLARIDAMLFKPQVGSVYEVKVIKMLDFGAVVEYTEAPGNEVLLHVSELAWERTENVSDVVNMGDVFDVKYFGVDARTKKDKVSRKALLPKPEGYKERAPRDNKGGNRDNKGRDNRNRDNRRDDKKPRDNKKED, from the coding sequence ATGATTCCACAAACTTACAAAGAGGTCATAGACCTTGGTGACGGTAGAGAAATCTCTATCGAAACCGGAAAATTAGCAAAACAGGCACATGGTTCTGTTGTTGTACAATCTGGTAAATGTATGCTATTATGTACAGTAGTATCTAACTACAAAGCTGCAGACGTAGACTTTTTACCATTAACAGTAGATTACCGCGAAAAATTTGCTGCTGCTGGACGTTATCCAGGTGGATTCTTCAAAAGAGAAGCAAGACCAAGCGACGGTGAAGTATTAACTATGCGTCTTGTAGACCGCGTGTTACGTCCTTTATTTCCAAAAGACTATCACAGCGAAACACAAATCATGATACAATTAATGTCTCATGACCCAGAAGTTATGCCAGATGCTATGGCAGGATTAGCTGCTTCTGCTGCAATCCAGTTGTCAGACATTCCGTTTGAAGCGCCAATTTCAGAAGTAAGAGTTGGACGTATTAATGGCGAATTTATCATCAACCCAACATTAGCACAATTAGCAGAATCTGATATCGATATGATGATTGGTGCATCTGCAGACTCTGTAATGATGGTTGAAGGTGAAATGGATGAAATTTCTGAAGAAGAAATGACAGAAGCTATCAAAGCTGCTCACGAAGCGATTAAAGTACAGTGTGAAGCTCAAACTAGATTAGCCGAAGCATTTGGTAAAAAAGAAACTAGAGAGTACGAAGCAGAAAGAGCAGACGAAGACTTAGCTAAAAAGATCCATGATATGGCATACGACAAAGTATATGCTGTAGCTAAAGCAGGATCTTCTAAACAAGAACGTGGTGCTGCATTTGCCCAAATTAAAGAAGAAATAATCGCAACTTTTTCTGAAGAAGAAATTGAAGATTATGGAGACTTAATCTCTAAATACTACAGCAAAGCAGAAAAAGCTGCTGTACGTGATTTAACTTTAAACGAAGGTTTACGTCTTGATGGTCGTAAAACTACCGAAATTAGACCAATCTGGTGTGAAGTAGATTATTTACCATCTACACACGGATCTTCTATTTTCTCTCGTGGTGAAACACAAGCATTGGCAACCGTAACTTTAGGAACAAGTAGAGAAGCAAACCAAATAGATATGCCATCTTTTGAAGGTGAAGAGCGTTTCTATTTACATTATAATTTCCCTCCATTTTCAACAGGAGAAGCAAGACCAATAAGAGGTACTTCAAGACGTGAAGTTGGACATGGTAATTTAGCGCAACGTGCATTAAAAGGTATGGTACCAGAAGACTGTCCTTATACTGTACGTGTAGTTTCAGAAATTTTAGAATCTAACGGTTCTTCTTCTATGGCAACCGTATGTGCTGGTACTATGGCATTAATGGATGCAGGTGTACAAATGAAAAAACCTGTTTCTGGTATTGCAATGGGATTAATTACCGATACAGAATCTGGTAAATACGCTGTATTATCTGATATTTTAGGAGATGAAGATCACTTAGGTGATATGGACTTTAAAGTAACTGGTACTGCAGATGGTATTACAGCTTGTCAAATGGACATAAAAGTTAAAGGATTATCTTACGAGATTTTAGTAAATGCACTAAAACAAGCTCGTGATGGTCGTTTACACATCTTAGGTAAATTAACAGAAACAATTTCTGAACCTAATGCAGATGTTAAAGGTCACGCTCCAAAAATGGTAACAAGACGTATACCTAATGAGTTTATTGGAGCACTTATTGGTCCTGGCGGAAAGAATATTCAAGAATTACAAAAAGAAACAGAAACAACTATCGTTATTAACGAAGATCCTGTTACAGAAGAAGGTATTGTTGAAATCTTAGGTGTTGGATCAGAAGGAATTGATGCTGTTTTAGCGCGTATCGATGCCATGTTATTTAAGCCTCAAGTTGGAAGTGTTTACGAAGTTAAAGTAATTAAAATGTTAGATTTTGGAGCTGTTGTAGAATACACAGAAGCACCAGGAAACGAAGTTTTATTACATGTAAGCGAATTAGCTTGGGAACGCACAGAAAATGTATCTGATGTTGTAAATATGGGAGATGTATTTGATGTAAAGTACTTTGGTGTAGACGCTAGAACTAAAAAAGACAAAGTATCTCGTAAAGCACTTTTACCAAAACCTGAAGGTTATAAAGAAAGAGCTCCAAGAGACAACAAAGGTGGAAATCGTGATAACAAAGGACGTGACAATCGCAATCGTGATAACCGTCGTGACGATAAAAAACCAAGAGACAATAAAAAGGAAGATTAA